Proteins found in one Calypte anna isolate BGI_N300 chromosome 10, bCalAnn1_v1.p, whole genome shotgun sequence genomic segment:
- the LOC115598867 gene encoding ubiquitin carboxyl-terminal hydrolase 36-like, producing the protein MEQGWTIPTIASCQDNSVEVLPIPSAKSRRVGNPQELAEGKSQTLPKALLEGCEGRDVGWIPTCAPEAIWLPQTVVAAMELEGSRTQPLLRLHDFLSLRFELVSLVGAGLENLGSTCFLNAVLQCLTYTPSLADYLLSREHSQSCVRAGNCVMCRVQEHVCKVLHATGSAIVPVDVITALPEIGEHFKLGVQEDAHEFLRCTLDAMQKAHLCDGSLDTSCQHTVIHQIFGSFLRSRVCCSSCQVVFDDYEPFLDILLDIKAAASLSEALDTFVKPELLDARSGFRCRQ; encoded by the exons ATGGAGCAAGGCTGG ACCATCCCCACCATCGCCTCCTGCCAAGACAACAGTGTGGAGGTCCTGCCCATCCcttcagcaaagagcagaagagtGGGGAACCCCCAGGAGCTGGCTGAGGGGAAATCTCAGACCCTCCCAAAGGCTCTCCTGGAAGGCTGCGAAGGCAGAGACGTGGGCTGGATCCCAACGTGTGCCCCTGAGGCCATATGGCTGCCACAAACTGTGGTGGCTGCCATGGAACTGGAGGGTTCCAGAACACAG CCTCTCCTGAGGCTACATGACTTTCTGTCTTTGAGGTTTGAGCTTGTTTCCCTGG TTGGAGCAGGACTCGAGAATTTGGGCAGTACCTGCTTCCTCAATGCTGTCCTCCAGTGCCTCACCTACACCCCATCTCTGGCAGACTACCTGCTCTCTCGGGAGCACAGCCAGTCCT GTGTTCGAGCAGGCAACTGTGTGATGTGCAGAGTGCAGGAGCACgtgtgcaaggtcctgcatgcCACAGGATCTGCCATCGTGCCTGTGGACGTCATCACTGCTCTCCCAG AAATCGGAGAACATTTCAAGCTCGGCGTGCAGGAGGACGCCCACGAGTTCTTGCGCTGTACTCTGGACGCCATGCAGAAAGCTCATCTGTGTGATGGCAGCTTGGACACGTCTTGTCAGCACACCGTCATCCATCAGATATTTGGGAGCTTTCTGAGATCCAGAG TCTGCTGCTCGAGCTGCCAAGTGGTTTTTGATGACTACGAGCCCTTCCTGGATATCCTTCTGGATATAAAA GCAGCGGCATCTCTTTCTGAAGCTCTTGATACATTCGTGAAACCCGAGCTGCTGGATGCCAGAAGCGGCTTTAGATGTCGCCAGTAA